The proteins below come from a single Thermodesulfobacteriota bacterium genomic window:
- a CDS encoding TIGR04283 family arsenosugar biosynthesis glycosyltransferase, whose amino-acid sequence MISIIIPTYNESKTIDLTLSKLSKVIPQDCEVIVIDGFSNDNTQEIVKNFNHVKLFNCKKGRSVQMNFGAQKASKDFLLFLHADTILNSNCIEYLTKELKSNTIVWGWFSIKLNNNRVIYRFIEIFANLRARLTGTPLGDHAIFVKKGIFDKIGGFPDIPLLEDLEFVRKLKCISRGKRINTSVITSVRRFENSGILKTCIKMWMIRLLYYLGFSTQILVRFYDDSR is encoded by the coding sequence ATGATCAGTATCATTATCCCTACTTATAACGAATCAAAGACTATTGACCTCACACTCAGCAAACTTTCAAAGGTTATTCCCCAAGATTGTGAAGTTATAGTAATAGATGGTTTTAGCAATGATAACACCCAAGAAATCGTTAAGAATTTCAACCACGTAAAACTCTTCAATTGTAAAAAGGGGCGTTCAGTCCAGATGAATTTTGGAGCTCAGAAAGCTTCAAAGGATTTTTTGTTATTTCTACATGCAGATACTATATTAAACTCGAATTGTATTGAATATCTAACAAAAGAATTGAAATCAAACACGATAGTCTGGGGATGGTTTTCAATAAAGTTGAATAATAATAGGGTAATATACAGGTTTATCGAAATATTTGCTAATTTACGTGCTAGACTCACAGGTACTCCCCTTGGAGACCATGCAATTTTTGTCAAGAAAGGTATTTTCGATAAAATAGGTGGATTTCCCGACATTCCTCTCCTGGAGGATTTGGAGTTTGTAAGAAAACTCAAATGTATATCCAGGGGCAAGAGAATCAATACATCTGTTATAACCAGTGTCAGAAGATTTGAAAATTCAGGAATTCTAAAAACATGTATCAAAATGTGGATGATAAGACTTCTTTATTATCTGGGTTTTTCAACACAAATATTGGTGAGATTTTACGATGATTCTCGTTAA
- a CDS encoding zf-HC2 domain-containing protein, translating into MLCKDIVDNIMGYIEAELDYETLVELEKHMDMCPECMAFVNTYKKMLRLTGKLSEKSFVTPDVRLRLKQLLLSKIKSQ; encoded by the coding sequence ATGTTGTGTAAGGATATAGTAGATAACATAATGGGATACATAGAAGCCGAGTTAGATTATGAGACTCTGGTTGAGTTGGAGAAGCATATGGATATGTGTCCGGAGTGTATGGCTTTTGTGAATACATATAAGAAGATGCTAAGGCTAACGGGTAAACTCAGTGAGAAATCATTTGTGACTCCCGATGTGAGGTTGAGACTGAAGCAGTTGTTGTTGTCTAAGATAAAATCCCAGTAA
- a CDS encoding sigma-70 family RNA polymerase sigma factor yields MGAGSLRSLFNFVKDAERRGAKFADSTDGELVDLFSRENNQGAFEEIFNRYVDKIYGISLRITRNPTSAEEVLQEVFLTLITKADTFRGEAKFSSWLYRVTVNTSFMHLRAEKKYESTLSLESYDPYDEKGTLMGRIKAKDWSSRPDFLIFSKEALELIEKAINELPETYRVVFHLRDVEGLSNEEISNILDLTIPALKSRLHRARLFLRDKLSDYFDEWGKLR; encoded by the coding sequence GTGGGAGCGGGATCCCTTAGATCATTATTCAACTTTGTTAAAGACGCTGAACGTAGAGGAGCTAAATTTGCCGACTCGACAGATGGTGAACTTGTTGATCTTTTCTCGAGGGAAAATAATCAAGGAGCCTTTGAAGAGATATTTAATCGATATGTAGATAAGATCTATGGAATTTCATTACGGATAACTCGTAATCCAACCAGCGCGGAAGAGGTTCTCCAGGAGGTATTTCTTACTCTAATAACAAAGGCAGATACGTTTCGTGGAGAGGCGAAGTTCTCAAGCTGGCTCTATAGGGTAACCGTAAATACCAGCTTTATGCATCTAAGGGCCGAAAAGAAGTATGAGAGTACATTAAGTCTGGAAAGTTATGACCCTTATGACGAAAAAGGGACATTGATGGGGAGAATTAAAGCAAAGGATTGGAGTAGCAGACCCGATTTTTTGATTTTCAGTAAAGAAGCCCTTGAATTAATTGAGAAAGCAATTAACGAGCTTCCTGAGACTTATAGAGTTGTTTTCCATCTAAGGGATGTAGAAGGGTTGTCGAATGAGGAGATTTCAAATATTCTGGATTTAACTATTCCTGCTTTGAAATCTAGACTGCACAGGGCAAGGCTATTCTTAAGGGATAAGCTTTCAGATTATTTCGATGAATGGGGTAAACTAAGATAA